A region from the Chitinophaga sp. Cy-1792 genome encodes:
- the uxaC gene encoding glucuronate isomerase, whose translation MRKKFLDENFLLNTRTAEQLYHDFARDMPIIDYHCHLPPAQIAGDTSFANITQAWLYGDHYKWRAMRINGVHESYCTGDQTDYDKFEKWAATVPKTLRNPLYHWTHLELQRYFGINDILNADSARAIYDHSSALLQQPSHSVRNLLRSRNVKVVCTTDDPADDLQYHQQMKAENLDIRVFPAFRPDASMNADNPDNYNRYLDKLAAAANISIHTYDDLLQALQSRHDFFAANGCTVSDHGIEEIYADDYTESEVRAIFGKIRSGKNATFTELRQLKSALLFELAVMDWRTGWVQQYHLGALRNNNSRMMQQLGPDTGWDSIGDFSQARALARFLDRLDTKDQLTKTIIYNLNPADNELMATMTGNFNDGSIAGKVQFGAAWWFLDQKEGMTRQMNALSNMGLLSRFVGMLTDSRSFLSYPRHEYFRRLLCDMLGEEMEKGEIPDDIQLVGNMVQDICYNNAKTYFGW comes from the coding sequence ATGAGAAAGAAGTTCCTGGATGAGAATTTCCTGCTAAATACCCGTACGGCAGAACAGCTGTACCATGATTTTGCCAGGGATATGCCGATAATAGATTACCATTGCCATCTGCCACCAGCACAGATTGCAGGGGATACCAGTTTTGCAAATATCACACAGGCATGGCTATACGGAGATCACTACAAGTGGCGCGCCATGCGTATCAACGGTGTACATGAAAGTTACTGCACCGGTGACCAGACGGACTACGACAAGTTTGAAAAATGGGCCGCCACCGTTCCCAAAACGCTGCGTAACCCGCTGTACCACTGGACGCACCTCGAGCTGCAACGCTACTTTGGTATCAACGACATATTAAATGCAGACAGCGCCCGCGCTATCTATGACCATAGCAGTGCTTTGCTGCAACAACCTTCCCACAGCGTGCGCAACCTCCTGCGCAGCCGTAATGTGAAAGTGGTTTGCACAACCGATGATCCTGCCGATGACCTGCAATATCATCAGCAGATGAAAGCGGAAAACCTGGATATACGTGTGTTTCCGGCCTTCCGCCCGGATGCCTCCATGAACGCCGATAACCCGGATAATTACAACCGCTACCTGGATAAACTGGCCGCAGCAGCGAATATCAGTATCCATACCTACGACGATTTGCTGCAGGCGTTGCAGTCGCGTCACGACTTCTTCGCCGCCAACGGCTGCACGGTTTCTGATCATGGTATTGAAGAAATCTACGCCGACGACTATACGGAAAGTGAAGTTCGTGCGATCTTCGGCAAAATCCGCTCCGGCAAAAATGCTACGTTTACGGAATTGCGTCAGCTCAAATCAGCACTGCTGTTCGAACTGGCCGTGATGGACTGGCGTACCGGCTGGGTACAGCAATATCACCTGGGTGCCCTGCGTAATAACAACTCCCGCATGATGCAGCAGCTGGGTCCCGATACCGGCTGGGATTCCATCGGCGATTTCAGTCAGGCCCGCGCATTGGCGCGCTTCCTCGACCGCCTGGATACCAAAGACCAGCTCACCAAAACCATTATCTATAACCTCAACCCGGCTGATAATGAACTGATGGCTACCATGACGGGCAATTTTAATGATGGTAGTATAGCCGGAAAGGTGCAATTCGGGGCCGCCTGGTGGTTTTTAGATCAGAAGGAGGGAATGACCCGCCAGATGAATGCGCTGTCAAATATGGGGCTGTTATCGCGCTTTGTGGGTATGCTGACAGATTCCCGCAGCTTCCTCTCGTATCCGCGTCATGAGTATTTCAGAAGATTGCTCTGTGATATGCTGGGAGAAGAAATGGAAAAAGGAGAAATACCGGATGATATCCAGCTCGTAGGAAATATGGTGCAGGATATCTGCTATAATAACGCCAAAACATACTTTGGCTGGTAA
- a CDS encoding glycoside hydrolase family 105 protein, with the protein MRSKVKLIAAVLSLQSMYACAQSGAAGMAATCMRIWKDSLSVTPGVPVRWSYDEGVVLEGFTGLYKRTSDPKYMAYIKKSMDLFVDESGHIRTYKLQDYNIDNVKNGRVLLTLYKETKDPKYKLAADQLREQLRGQPRTHDGGFWHKQRYPWQMWLDGLYMGEPFYAEYAAMTGENSAFDDITRQFVLMEQHARDAKTGLLYHGWDESREQKWADKSTGQSPNFWGRAMGWYAMALVDALEYYPKNHPGRDSLIQILKRTAVAVKTYQDPATGCWFQVLDKKDGKGNYVESSGSCMFVYALAKGVRLGYLPDSYKAVVKKGYSGIQQQFIHKNPEGDLRLSGTVSVAGLGGNPYRDGSYEYYLSEKVIDNDAKGVGAYILASNEVELMRK; encoded by the coding sequence ATGCGTTCTAAAGTTAAACTGATAGCTGCAGTCTTATCACTGCAATCGATGTATGCCTGCGCCCAGAGCGGTGCGGCAGGAATGGCGGCCACCTGTATGCGGATATGGAAAGACTCCCTTTCTGTAACGCCCGGTGTACCGGTTAGATGGAGCTATGATGAAGGCGTAGTGCTGGAAGGCTTTACAGGCCTGTACAAACGTACCAGCGACCCAAAATACATGGCTTATATCAAAAAGAGCATGGACCTGTTTGTTGATGAATCGGGACATATCCGTACCTACAAACTGCAGGATTACAATATCGATAATGTGAAGAATGGCCGTGTGCTGCTCACCCTCTACAAAGAAACTAAAGATCCTAAATATAAGCTGGCAGCGGATCAGCTCCGCGAGCAGCTGCGTGGGCAACCACGTACACACGACGGGGGCTTCTGGCATAAACAGCGCTACCCCTGGCAAATGTGGCTGGACGGACTCTATATGGGCGAACCGTTTTACGCGGAATATGCGGCCATGACAGGGGAGAACAGCGCTTTTGATGATATCACCCGCCAGTTTGTACTGATGGAACAACATGCCCGCGATGCAAAAACGGGGCTGCTCTATCACGGCTGGGACGAATCCCGCGAGCAGAAATGGGCGGATAAATCGACCGGACAATCACCCAACTTCTGGGGCCGCGCCATGGGATGGTATGCCATGGCACTGGTAGATGCACTGGAATATTACCCTAAAAATCATCCGGGAAGAGATAGCCTGATACAGATATTGAAACGTACAGCCGTTGCCGTTAAAACATACCAGGACCCCGCCACCGGCTGCTGGTTCCAGGTGCTCGACAAAAAAGATGGTAAAGGGAATTATGTAGAGTCTTCCGGGTCCTGCATGTTCGTATATGCGCTGGCGAAAGGAGTGAGGTTAGGATACCTGCCTGATTCGTATAAGGCAGTCGTGAAAAAAGGGTATAGTGGTATTCAGCAACAGTTTATTCATAAAAACCCGGAAGGGGACCTGCGGCTCTCCGGTACGGTAAGTGTAGCCGGACTGGGAGGAAACCCTTACCGTGATGGCAGCTATGAATACTATCTCAGCGAGAAGGTAATCGACAACGATGCCAAAGGAGTAGGAGCCTATATCCTTGCCTCCAATGAAGTGGAATTAATGCGCAAATAG
- a CDS encoding tagaturonate reductase encodes MKLSKGLLADLRLQPELQVPDAALLALPEKVLQFGTGVLLRGLPDFFIDKANKQGLFNGRVVVIKSTSKGDTGGFEKQDNLYTQCIRGIDGGRKVSEDIINASISRVLTATTQWEEVLSCATSKDMQLVISNTTEVGIAYVEESIHNNPPASYPGKLLAFLYRRYQHFNGSEESGMVIVPAELIVDNGTLLKATILQLAAYNQLPTDFITWLEQHNYFCNSLVDSIIPGAANIDTGYEDELLIMTEVYRLWAIETDSPRVKEVLSFAGADAGVVLAPDINVFRELKLRLLNGAHTLSCGLAHLAGIDTVKAAMANDSMAAYIEGVMLHEIVTAITDKHIRHDAAVRFAVAVLDRFRNPYIEHKWVSICANYTSKLKARVVPALLQYQQHTDHVPALMALGFAAHLLFMKSPAADDPFAAYYADLWTQHPAETVAEKSLSDSNVWGTNLNTAVPGLTKTVTNMLLALQREGVNAYLERVAAEIIIS; translated from the coding sequence ATGAAATTATCCAAAGGACTGTTGGCTGACTTACGCCTTCAGCCTGAGTTACAGGTGCCTGACGCAGCATTGCTGGCACTCCCCGAAAAAGTATTGCAGTTTGGTACAGGTGTATTGCTGCGTGGTCTGCCGGATTTTTTTATCGACAAAGCCAATAAACAGGGCCTGTTCAACGGCAGGGTAGTAGTTATAAAATCTACATCTAAAGGAGATACCGGTGGTTTTGAAAAACAGGACAACCTCTATACGCAGTGTATCCGTGGTATAGACGGTGGCAGAAAAGTATCGGAGGATATCATCAATGCAAGTATCAGCCGCGTACTCACGGCCACCACACAATGGGAAGAGGTCCTGTCTTGCGCTACCAGCAAGGATATGCAGCTGGTCATCTCCAATACTACTGAAGTAGGGATTGCATACGTGGAAGAATCTATTCATAATAATCCACCGGCATCATATCCCGGTAAGCTACTCGCTTTTCTCTACAGGCGTTACCAGCATTTTAATGGTAGCGAAGAAAGTGGTATGGTGATCGTTCCGGCAGAACTGATCGTCGACAACGGCACGCTGCTGAAAGCGACAATATTGCAACTGGCAGCCTATAACCAGCTGCCCACGGACTTTATCACCTGGCTGGAACAGCATAACTATTTCTGTAACTCTTTGGTAGATAGTATCATTCCTGGTGCTGCCAATATTGATACCGGCTATGAAGATGAGCTGCTGATCATGACGGAAGTTTACCGCCTCTGGGCGATTGAAACTGACAGTCCGCGTGTGAAGGAAGTATTATCTTTTGCTGGTGCAGATGCCGGTGTTGTACTTGCTCCTGATATCAACGTTTTCCGGGAGCTGAAACTGCGCCTGCTGAATGGGGCGCATACACTGAGCTGTGGCCTTGCTCATCTGGCAGGCATCGATACGGTGAAGGCCGCTATGGCAAACGATTCCATGGCTGCATACATAGAGGGTGTTATGCTGCACGAAATAGTGACCGCTATAACAGACAAGCATATACGTCATGATGCGGCGGTACGCTTTGCGGTAGCTGTGCTCGATCGTTTCCGTAATCCGTATATAGAGCATAAATGGGTGAGCATCTGTGCCAACTATACCAGCAAACTAAAAGCAAGGGTGGTGCCGGCACTGTTACAGTACCAGCAACATACTGATCATGTACCTGCGCTGATGGCATTAGGTTTTGCTGCCCACCTGTTATTTATGAAATCGCCTGCGGCAGATGATCCGTTTGCTGCTTACTACGCAGATTTATGGACACAGCATCCTGCAGAGACAGTAGCAGAGAAGAGCCTGTCTGATAGCAATGTATGGGGAACCAACCTGAACACAGCGGTACCCGGGCTCACAAAAACAGTTACCAACATGCTGCTGGCATTACAGCGGGAAGGTGTAAACGCCTATCTGGAAAGAGTAGCCGCAGAGATAATCATATCATAG
- a CDS encoding tautomerase, which yields MPYLQLDVNGHYSLDVKRRWAKRMGDTYAEIMTTEVSRITVALRELGEGAVWRCGKAEPRQVALLMCDIRRGRTPDRRGRLAKALLEVCTEMLNLQADSLNIEFTQHSGDEMYHPLMGGFSDDWREDEMDTPDNIEKAG from the coding sequence ATGCCTTACCTTCAACTTGATGTAAACGGACACTATTCGCTGGATGTTAAACGCAGATGGGCTAAGCGTATGGGAGATACTTACGCGGAGATTATGACCACAGAAGTCAGTCGTATTACTGTAGCCTTGCGGGAACTGGGAGAAGGGGCTGTGTGGCGCTGTGGTAAAGCAGAACCGAGGCAGGTAGCTTTATTAATGTGTGATATTCGCCGTGGCCGCACTCCTGATCGCAGAGGCCGCCTGGCAAAGGCATTACTGGAAGTATGTACAGAAATGCTGAATTTACAGGCAGATAGCCTGAATATAGAATTTACGCAGCATAGTGGTGATGAAATGTACCATCCATTAATGGGAGGCTTTAGCGACGACTGGCGCGAAGATGAAATGGATACGCCTGATAATATCGAAAAAGCCGGATAA
- a CDS encoding TlpA disulfide reductase family protein — MKQFSIMLAGGLLLAGFAKAQTTQYKFTADLKGQGDYRLYTGVLVGMDRKTDTAKVHQGDHFEFSGEYAGKGPALVMISSSSPSAKYEYSKGGMFMPGPGLDFFISDKPVTIVGDVSEIYNAKVTGDKLNDEYNKLKEKTLPYTAKAWELRKKAAAFRAPADSNERKPLLKEAQAAADAITAIHKKFIADNPTSYISLVLLQRMYEDYELADYEKAYKKLTPALQQSAMGKYIADKIQGTKMTTVGSKAPDFTKQDINGKPLSLSSLKGQYVLVDFWGSWCGPCRAGNPHLKELYAKYHAKGFEVISVADEKASDLKEAVEHWKEAVKKDGLPWLHVLNNYDKAKNDVVSKYAVTGFPTKLLLDKTGKIIFKEVGNGDGLNAELKKIFGE; from the coding sequence ATGAAACAATTTAGCATTATGCTGGCCGGCGGTTTACTGCTGGCTGGCTTTGCCAAAGCACAGACCACGCAGTACAAGTTTACTGCCGACCTTAAAGGACAAGGAGATTATAGGCTCTATACCGGCGTTTTAGTGGGTATGGATCGTAAAACAGATACGGCCAAAGTTCACCAGGGTGATCATTTTGAGTTTAGTGGGGAATATGCTGGTAAAGGACCTGCGCTCGTCATGATCTCTTCTTCGAGTCCTTCCGCCAAATATGAATATTCAAAAGGAGGCATGTTCATGCCGGGTCCGGGCCTGGATTTCTTCATCAGCGACAAACCAGTTACCATTGTTGGGGATGTATCGGAGATCTACAATGCAAAGGTAACCGGCGACAAACTCAACGATGAATATAATAAGCTGAAAGAGAAAACGCTGCCATACACCGCCAAAGCCTGGGAGCTGCGCAAAAAAGCAGCTGCCTTCCGCGCGCCGGCAGACAGCAATGAGCGTAAGCCACTGCTGAAAGAAGCACAGGCAGCAGCTGATGCCATTACTGCTATTCATAAGAAGTTTATAGCGGACAATCCTACATCGTATATCAGCCTGGTATTACTGCAACGCATGTACGAAGACTATGAGCTGGCAGATTATGAGAAAGCATACAAAAAGCTGACGCCTGCGTTACAGCAATCCGCCATGGGTAAGTACATTGCGGATAAAATCCAGGGGACAAAAATGACCACTGTAGGCTCTAAAGCCCCTGATTTCACCAAACAGGATATTAATGGTAAACCATTATCCCTGAGTTCTTTAAAAGGCCAATATGTACTGGTTGATTTCTGGGGAAGCTGGTGCGGGCCTTGCAGGGCAGGCAATCCACATCTGAAAGAATTATATGCAAAATATCACGCCAAAGGTTTTGAAGTAATATCTGTTGCAGATGAAAAAGCCAGTGACCTGAAAGAAGCCGTAGAACACTGGAAAGAGGCCGTAAAAAAGGACGGACTTCCCTGGTTACATGTATTAAACAACTATGACAAAGCAAAAAACGATGTCGTATCAAAATATGCAGTAACCGGTTTTCCTACCAAATTATTACTTGACAAAACAGGTAAAATAATCTTCAAGGAAGTTGGTAACGGTGACGGCTTAAATGCAGAACTGAAAAAAATCTTTGGGGAATAA
- a CDS encoding TlpA disulfide reductase family protein — translation MKRAVYKMWMPLALSVTSLAVQAQQNKVIKAITVKGTVQFTDPKNQEHKVWLMKESLSGKPVAVDSCLLGADNTFKFNLKQDHQGVYTVDAFHWDRASFWSDADVKMELRGYDTAKYKVKIPHYNYVEGSYDNNFINLAVLNNELGYRRSVDEYNMQYYAKKAGDSSAWQKYMDTRKVYSPFNEDYNQRQEVLQRAYQDRPVLIYAIRGMAGTEAGEKYDKAMKLLEVLMVKYPWLTEAKQLKETIIYNMKQAMKLKTGQPMPSVKYPTPDGSLASLDQYKGKYLLVDFWASWCGPCRQAIPHVKELYSAYKDRGFEVASISIDTDKKAWVKAMSEENMPWMQLLSDNKDKTMQEFQFSGIPTMYLVDPEGKILDRYTGFSEETAVKVKEVLEKGTKAGAPKKATSIPMTSF, via the coding sequence ATGAAAAGAGCAGTTTATAAAATGTGGATGCCGCTGGCATTGTCAGTAACCTCACTGGCAGTACAGGCACAGCAGAACAAGGTAATAAAAGCTATTACCGTAAAGGGTACCGTTCAATTCACCGATCCTAAGAACCAGGAGCATAAAGTATGGCTGATGAAAGAATCGCTGTCCGGCAAGCCGGTAGCAGTAGATTCCTGCCTGCTGGGTGCAGACAACACCTTTAAATTCAACCTGAAGCAAGACCACCAGGGCGTATATACAGTAGATGCCTTCCATTGGGACCGTGCAAGCTTCTGGAGTGATGCCGATGTTAAAATGGAACTGCGTGGTTATGATACCGCGAAATATAAAGTTAAAATCCCGCACTATAACTATGTAGAGGGATCTTACGACAACAACTTCATCAACCTGGCGGTACTCAACAATGAATTAGGCTACCGTCGTTCTGTGGACGAGTACAACATGCAATACTATGCAAAGAAAGCCGGTGATAGCAGTGCATGGCAGAAATACATGGATACACGAAAAGTGTATAGTCCTTTCAATGAAGATTATAACCAGCGCCAGGAAGTGCTGCAACGGGCTTACCAGGACAGGCCGGTATTGATCTATGCCATCCGCGGCATGGCTGGTACTGAAGCCGGTGAAAAATACGACAAAGCGATGAAGCTGCTGGAAGTACTGATGGTGAAATATCCATGGTTAACAGAAGCTAAACAGCTGAAAGAAACCATTATCTACAATATGAAGCAGGCAATGAAGCTGAAAACAGGTCAGCCAATGCCTTCCGTGAAATATCCTACTCCTGATGGTTCACTGGCATCGCTTGATCAATACAAAGGCAAATACCTGCTGGTAGACTTCTGGGCCAGCTGGTGCGGACCTTGCAGACAGGCAATTCCTCACGTAAAAGAACTTTACAGTGCCTATAAAGACCGTGGCTTTGAAGTAGCGAGTATTTCTATCGACACTGATAAAAAAGCATGGGTAAAAGCGATGAGCGAAGAAAACATGCCATGGATGCAGTTATTATCTGACAACAAAGATAAAACTATGCAGGAATTCCAGTTCAGCGGTATCCCTACCATGTACCTGGTAGACCCTGAAGGAAAAATTCTGGACAGATATACCGGCTTCTCTGAAGAAACTGCGGTGAAAGTGAAAGAAGTTCTGGAAAAAGGTACCAAAGCAGGGGCACCTAAGAAAGCGACTTCTATCCCAATGACAAGCTTTTAA
- a CDS encoding glycosyl hydrolase family 28 protein — protein MKLLQILLISLIGLMPTASKPTIFLIGDSTMANKPLEDNPERGWGQLFPKFFEDGTDIRNFAVNGRSTKSFIDEHRWDTVLSQLKSGDYVFIQFGHNDAKKEDSTRFAAPFGAYKTNLERFVKEARAKGAIPVLITPVTRRKFEKGQLVDTHGDYPVVVRNVAKAMSVPLIDLQKSSFDMVNAMGDSASVKMYKTIPAGHYKSLPEGFKDNTHFTEYGATKIAALVAGAITDLKLPLTAYLRKTPFQGKYAWQLPVIYVPHFRLDTFDIRKFGAKADGYTLNSTAINDAINACSNKGGGVVLVPAGLWVSGPIVLKSNVNLHLEANAVLQFATDFDQYPLVATTYEGVAAMRCQAPVSAVSQENIAITGKGIIDGGGDAWRIVKKDKQTEGQWKNLVRSGGMLGPDSVTWYPSELSYQGAQTKSPGVITPGSQPADFAAIKDFLRPNMVSISLCKGVLLEGVTFQNSPAWCLHPLLCENITLRGIYAKNPWYAQNGDGVDLESCSYGQIQDCTFDVGDDGICIKSGRDEQGRKRGKPTENLIVNNCTVYHAHGGFVIGSEMSGGAKNIYVWDCSFLGTDIGLRFKTTRGRGGVVEDIYVARINMKDIPAEAILFDMYYAAKDPVPLPGEKRNGPKIESQPVTEATPVFRNFYIEDIVCQSAKKAVFIRGLPEMPISNINMRNMTIQAEEGISCLEASGIHFSNVYVHTSAGKEALVKRNANDITFDNCRYRDAKQKSNEDHAF, from the coding sequence ATGAAATTATTACAGATTTTACTGATATCGCTGATAGGGCTGATGCCAACGGCCTCCAAACCGACTATCTTCCTCATTGGAGATAGTACCATGGCCAACAAACCGCTCGAAGACAATCCGGAAAGAGGCTGGGGACAACTCTTTCCTAAATTCTTCGAAGACGGAACGGATATACGCAACTTCGCGGTGAATGGCAGAAGTACCAAAAGCTTTATCGATGAACACCGCTGGGATACCGTATTGTCGCAGCTGAAAAGTGGCGACTATGTATTCATACAGTTTGGCCACAACGACGCCAAGAAAGAAGATAGCACCCGCTTTGCAGCTCCATTCGGCGCCTATAAAACAAACCTGGAGCGCTTCGTGAAAGAAGCCCGCGCCAAAGGCGCCATCCCGGTGCTGATCACGCCGGTGACACGCCGCAAGTTTGAAAAAGGCCAGCTGGTAGATACCCACGGCGACTACCCGGTGGTAGTACGTAACGTAGCGAAAGCCATGAGCGTGCCGCTGATAGACCTGCAGAAAAGTAGCTTCGACATGGTAAACGCCATGGGCGATTCCGCTTCCGTAAAAATGTATAAAACAATTCCTGCCGGTCATTACAAATCATTACCGGAAGGTTTTAAAGATAATACCCACTTCACCGAATACGGCGCTACTAAAATCGCCGCGCTGGTAGCTGGTGCAATCACCGACCTGAAACTGCCACTGACGGCTTATCTGCGTAAGACACCATTCCAGGGCAAATATGCCTGGCAGCTGCCGGTGATCTATGTGCCTCACTTCAGACTCGATACCTTCGATATACGCAAATTCGGTGCTAAAGCAGACGGCTATACGCTGAATTCAACAGCCATCAACGACGCCATCAACGCCTGCAGCAACAAAGGCGGTGGTGTAGTTTTAGTGCCTGCCGGCTTATGGGTAAGCGGTCCGATCGTATTAAAAAGTAATGTTAACCTGCACCTCGAAGCCAATGCTGTATTGCAGTTTGCCACCGATTTTGACCAGTACCCGCTGGTGGCTACCACCTACGAAGGCGTGGCCGCTATGCGTTGCCAGGCGCCGGTTTCTGCAGTAAGTCAGGAAAATATCGCTATCACCGGTAAAGGTATTATCGATGGAGGCGGCGACGCATGGCGCATTGTGAAAAAAGATAAACAAACCGAAGGACAGTGGAAAAACCTCGTACGCAGTGGCGGCATGTTAGGCCCCGACAGTGTTACCTGGTATCCATCTGAATTATCTTACCAGGGTGCACAAACTAAATCACCCGGCGTGATCACACCGGGCAGCCAGCCTGCTGATTTCGCAGCCATCAAAGATTTCCTGCGTCCGAACATGGTGAGCATCAGTCTTTGTAAAGGTGTGCTGCTGGAAGGTGTTACTTTCCAGAACTCCCCGGCATGGTGCCTGCACCCGCTGTTATGTGAAAATATCACCTTACGCGGCATCTACGCCAAAAACCCTTGGTATGCGCAAAATGGTGATGGGGTAGACCTGGAATCATGCAGCTACGGCCAGATACAGGATTGCACTTTCGATGTAGGCGATGATGGTATCTGTATTAAATCCGGTCGTGATGAACAGGGCAGAAAGAGAGGTAAGCCTACAGAAAATCTCATCGTGAACAATTGCACCGTATACCATGCGCACGGCGGATTTGTAATTGGTAGTGAGATGTCTGGCGGAGCCAAAAATATCTACGTATGGGATTGTTCTTTCCTCGGTACCGACATCGGCCTGCGTTTTAAAACAACCAGAGGCAGAGGTGGTGTAGTGGAAGATATCTATGTAGCACGTATTAACATGAAAGATATTCCGGCAGAAGCCATTCTGTTCGATATGTATTATGCTGCCAAAGACCCGGTGCCTTTGCCTGGCGAAAAAAGAAATGGTCCGAAAATTGAATCGCAGCCGGTAACGGAGGCTACTCCTGTGTTCCGTAATTTTTATATAGAAGATATTGTTTGCCAGAGCGCGAAGAAAGCAGTGTTTATCCGTGGTTTACCGGAGATGCCTATCAGCAATATCAACATGCGCAATATGACAATACAGGCAGAAGAAGGTATCAGCTGCCTGGAAGCCAGTGGTATTCACTTCTCTAACGTATACGTACATACGAGTGCGGGAAAAGAAGCACTGGTTAAACGTAATGCCAACGATATCACCTTCGATAACTGCCGTTATCGTGATGCGAAACAAAAAAGCAATGAGGATCATGCGTTCTAA
- a CDS encoding UxaA family hydrolase has product MKHTVLKVHPADNVIVALKDLEAGTSISYNGTEYTLKERIAAKHKFTATDLRAGDAITMYGVLVGRANTDIPVGMRISTTNVHHAANGYSLSPERRTAWHQPAVAQFQDRTFNGFHRADGSVGTANYWLVIPMVFCENRNVEVLKVAMLKELGYAKPDKYAGFMQQLIAQQQAGKGTAAILETTYTEAAAHDNSTRIFPNIDGIKFLTHEGGCGGIRQDAQTLCGLLAGYITHSNVAGATVLSLGCQNAQISMLQEEIAKRDPAFAKPLYILDQQQTGTESLLITNAIKQTFAGLMQANENGRQPAPLSKLCIGLECGGSDGFSGISANPAIGYTSDLLVALGGSVILAEFPELCGVEQEMSDRCVTTGDADRFISLMRTYALRAEEAGSGFDMNPSPGNIKDGLITDAIKSAGAAKKAGTSPVAAVLDYPEKVTKPGLNLLCTPGNDVESTTAEVGSGANIVLFTTGLGTPTGNPIAPVLKLSSNTKLYQHMPDIIDINTGTIIDGEETIEAAGQRILDYVIEVASGNIQAKSVINGQDDFIPWKRGVSL; this is encoded by the coding sequence ATGAAGCACACAGTTTTAAAAGTACATCCTGCCGATAATGTGATCGTAGCACTGAAAGACCTGGAAGCCGGTACCAGTATATCGTATAACGGTACTGAATACACGCTGAAGGAACGTATCGCAGCCAAACATAAATTTACTGCCACCGACCTACGTGCAGGTGATGCCATTACCATGTATGGCGTACTCGTAGGCCGCGCCAATACAGATATCCCTGTTGGTATGCGTATCAGCACCACCAACGTACACCATGCTGCCAACGGCTATTCTTTATCGCCGGAAAGGAGGACTGCATGGCATCAGCCAGCGGTAGCGCAATTCCAGGACCGCACCTTCAACGGCTTCCATCGCGCAGATGGCAGCGTAGGTACGGCCAACTACTGGCTGGTGATTCCCATGGTATTCTGTGAAAACAGGAATGTGGAAGTACTGAAAGTCGCCATGCTGAAAGAACTGGGCTATGCCAAACCTGATAAATATGCCGGCTTCATGCAGCAGCTGATCGCGCAGCAGCAGGCAGGAAAAGGCACAGCCGCCATCCTCGAAACAACGTATACGGAGGCTGCTGCCCATGACAACAGCACTCGTATCTTCCCAAATATTGACGGTATAAAATTCCTCACGCATGAAGGCGGCTGCGGTGGTATCAGACAGGATGCACAAACGCTTTGCGGCCTCCTGGCAGGGTACATCACCCATTCCAACGTTGCCGGTGCTACGGTATTAAGTCTGGGCTGCCAGAATGCCCAGATCAGTATGTTGCAGGAAGAGATCGCAAAGCGTGATCCTGCCTTCGCAAAACCGCTATACATCCTTGATCAGCAACAAACCGGCACGGAATCCCTGCTGATCACCAACGCCATAAAACAAACCTTTGCAGGACTGATGCAGGCCAATGAAAACGGCCGTCAGCCTGCCCCGCTGAGTAAGCTGTGTATCGGCCTCGAATGCGGTGGTTCTGATGGCTTCTCCGGCATTTCTGCCAATCCTGCCATCGGCTATACCAGCGACCTGCTGGTAGCCCTGGGTGGATCGGTAATACTGGCGGAGTTTCCGGAGCTCTGTGGTGTGGAACAGGAAATGAGCGATCGTTGTGTAACCACCGGCGATGCCGACCGCTTTATTTCGCTGATGCGTACCTATGCACTGCGTGCAGAAGAAGCCGGATCAGGCTTCGATATGAACCCCAGTCCGGGGAATATCAAAGATGGCCTCATCACCGACGCCATCAAATCGGCCGGTGCCGCTAAAAAGGCGGGCACCTCTCCGGTGGCTGCCGTACTGGACTACCCCGAAAAGGTAACGAAGCCGGGGCTTAACCTCCTCTGCACGCCAGGCAACGACGTAGAGTCTACCACCGCAGAAGTAGGCAGCGGCGCCAATATCGTATTGTTTACCACTGGTCTGGGTACGCCTACCGGCAACCCTATTGCGCCGGTGCTGAAACTCAGCAGCAATACCAAACTATATCAGCATATGCCTGATATCATAGACATCAACACCGGTACTATTATCGATGGGGAAGAAACCATCGAAGCAGCCGGACAGCGTATACTCGACTACGTGATAGAAGTAGCCAGCGGAAATATCCAGGCGAAATCAGTAATCAATGGTCAGGATGATTTTATACCCTGGAAGCGTGGGGTTTCATTGTAA